The Coffea arabica cultivar ET-39 chromosome 3c, Coffea Arabica ET-39 HiFi, whole genome shotgun sequence genome contains a region encoding:
- the LOC113733768 gene encoding probable aspartic proteinase GIP2 codes for MGLLSSVISICVLFFLITSSTAKTSPSKPHALVLPLAKDASTGQYITHISRGTPSVPVKLTVDLGGRSLWVDCDQGYVSSSYKPAHCGSAQCSLADFHSCWDCFNGPKPGCNNNTCLLFPYNAVTQSSTIGELAQDVVSLQSTDGSNPGQIVSSSKALFACGSTSLLEGLANGVKGIAGLGRGKVGLPSQLASAFSIKRKFAICPGSSGVIFFGDSPYNFLPGKDISKSLTYTPLFINPVRTGGTSFEGEPSAEYFIGVKSIKINGKPVSINSTLLTIKEGNGGTKISTVDPYTKLETSIYNAFTKAFVKAFAGVPRVKAVPPFGACFNSSNLPSTRVGPPVPTIDFVLQSKTVFWRMFGVNSMVPVKEDVLCLGFVDGGVEPRTSIVTGVHQIEDNLLQFDLARSVLGFSSTLLFQQTTCSNFNFTIKA; via the coding sequence ATGGGATTGCTCTCTTCTGTAATTTCCATCTGTGTTTTGTTCTTCCTAATCACTTCCTCCACAGCCAAAACAAGCCCTTCAAAACCGCATGCGCTTGTTCTTCCACTAGCCAAGGATGCCTCCACCGGCCAGTACATAACTCATATCAGCCGAGGAACCCCCTCAGTCCCAGTGAAACTAACTGTAGATCTTGGTGGCCGGTCGTTGTGGGTGGATTGCGATCAGGGATATGTTAGTTCATCCTATAAGCCCGCGCATTGCGGCTCAGCTCAATGTTCACTTGCAGATTTTCATTCTTGTTGGGACTGCTTCAATGGTCCTAAACCGGGGTGCAACAATAACACTTGTTTACTCTTCCCGTACAACGCGGTAACCCAAAGTAGCACGATTGGGGAGCTTGCACAAGATGTTGTTTCTTTGCAATCTACTGATGGATCGAACCCGGGACAAATTGTTTCATCCTCTAAAGCGCTCTTCGCCTGCGGCTCTACATCTCTCCTGGAAGGTCTAGCTAATGGAGTTAAGGGGATTGCTGGACTTGGAAGGGGAAAAGTTGGACTTCCTTCTCAATTAGCCAGTGCCTTCAGCATCAAAAGAAAGTTTGCTATCTGTCCAGGCTCCAGTGGGGTTATATTCTTCGGCGATAGCCCCTACAATTTTCTCCCTGGTAAAGATATTTCCAAATCACTCACTTACACCCCTCTTTTCATCAACCCTGTCAGAACTGGCGGTACTTCTTTTGAAGGGGAGCCTTCTGCGGAGTACTTCATTGGGGTGaaatccatcaaaatcaatggAAAACCTGTGTCGATAAATTCGACGCTGTTAACCATCAAGGAAGGAAATGGCGGTACAAAGATTAGTACTGTTGATCCTTACACTAAACTAGAGACGTCCATCTACAACGCTTTTACTAAAGCTTTTGTTAAAGCTTTTGCTGGAGTTCCCAGAGTGAAGGCAGTGCCACCTTTTGGAGCATGCTTCAACTCGAGCAATTTACCTAGCACAAGAGTTGGTCCTCCAGTTCCAACCATAGATTTTGTGTTGCAAAGCAAAACGGTATTTTGGAGGATGTTTGGTGTAAACTCAATGGTTCCAGTGAAGGAGGACGTACTGTGTCTTGGATTTGTAGATGGAGGTGTGGAACCTAGGACTTCAATTGTGACAGGGGTGCACCAGATTGAGGATAATCTACTGCAATTTGATTTGGCAAGGTCCGTGCTGGGTTTCAGCTCAACACTCTTGTTCCAGCAAACCACATGTTCCAACTTCAACTTTACAATAAAAGCTTGA
- the LOC113733974 gene encoding probable aspartic proteinase GIP2, protein MAYLSIFPLCLFFLLISPSIAQTTSFRPRALVLPLTKDSATGQYITQLSQRTPLVAIRLTVDLGGQFLWVDCDRNYISSSYRPARCRSAVCNLANSKACGQCNGSPRPGCNNNTCGLFPYNPFIRTSTSGELAQDVVSLQSTDGSNPGRIVSAPRVAFTCGPTFLLEGLAKGVVGMAGLGRGPIGLPSQLASAFSFPRKFAICLGSKGVIFFGESPYNFLPGKDVSKSLIYTPLFINPVSTAGSFFQGEKSVEYFIGVKSIEVNGKPVAINSTLLKIFDKDGNGGTKISTVNPYTVMERSIYKAFTSAFAKAFSGVPRVAPVAPFEVCFNSSKLGSTRVGPPAPTIDLVLQSQSVFWRIFGANSMVQVKEDVLCLGFVDGGLNPRTSIVIGLHQIVDNLLQFDLARSRLGFSSTLLFQQTTCSNFNFTSKA, encoded by the coding sequence TTCCTCCTGATCTCTCCCTCCATAGCTCAGACAACCTCGTTTAGACCCCGTGCTCTTGTCCTTCCACTAACCAAAGACTCAGCGACCGGTCAATACATCACTCAGCTCAGCCAAAGAACACCGCTTGTCGCAATAAGACTAACCGTGGACCTGGGAGGCCAATTCTTGTGGGTGGATTGCGACCGAAACTACATCAGCTCATCTTATAGGCCAGCCAGGTGCCGGTCAGCGGTATGCAACCTTGCCAATTCTAAGGCATGTGGCCAATGCAACGGCAGCCCCAGACCAGGGTGCAACAACAACACTTGTGGACTCTTCCCATACAACCCCTTCATTCGCACGTCCACTAGCGGTGAACTTGCACAAGATGTTGTATCTTTGCAATCCACCGATGGATCAAATCCTGGCCGCATTGTCTCTGCCCCGAGAGTTGCATTCACTTGTGGCCCTACCTTTCTTCTTGAGGGTCTTGCCAAAGGAGTCGTGGGAATGGCTGGATTGGGAAGAGGCCCTATTGGACTTCCTTCGCAGTTAGCCAGTGCCTTCAGTTTTCCAAGAAAGTTTGCAATCTGTTTGGGCTCCAAGGGCGTCATATTCTTTGGTGAGAGCCCGTACAATTTTCTCCCAGGTAAAGATGTTTCCAAATCGCTCATTTACACCCCGCTCTTCATCAATCCGGTTAGCACTGCGGGGTCTTTCTTCCAAGGGGAGAAATCAGTGGAGTATTTTATTGGGGTGAAATCCATTGAGGTCAACGGAAAACCGGTGGCAATAAATTCGACATTGTTGAAGATTTTTGACAAAGATGGGAACGGTGGAACCAAGATCAGTACTGTAAATCCCTATACCGTGATGGAAAGATCAATTTATAAGGCTTTTACTAGTGCATTTGCTAAAGCATTTTCAGGGGTGCCTAGAGTGGCACCAGTAGCACCTTTTGAGGTGTGCTTCAATTCCAGTAAGTTGGGCAGCACCAGAGTTGGTCCTCCAGCTCCTACCATTGACTTGGTCTTGCAAAGTCAGAgcgtgttttggaggatttttgGTGCAAACTCAATGGTGCAGGTCAAGGAGGATGTGTTGTGCCTGGGATTTGTGGATGGAGGTTTGAATCCCAGGACTTCAATCGTGATTGGACTGCACCAGATTGTGGATAATCTACTGCAGTTTGATTTGGCAAGGTCCAGGCTTGGTTTTAGCTCAACTCTCTTGTTCCAGCAAACCACGTGCTCCAACTTCAACTTCACATCAAAAGCTTGA